From Phycisphaerae bacterium:
AACGCGCCATGCGCGAACTGAGCAGCCGCGGCCTCGTCGTGCGCCGGCCGCGACTGGGAACCTTCGCCGCCCAAACCGGTTCCGGCGAGCCGGTCAGCCGAGGCGCGCGCAAGCTCAAGTCGCTGGTGTTCATCGGCCGGCTCCTGAACGACGAACTCGAAAGCGACGTAGTTCACGGGCTTTCGCAGGCGGCCGGTGAGGCCTGTGTTCGGGTGGTGGTCACCAGTTCGCTCAACGATCCAGCCAGGGAGGCTGAGCTTCTGGGCGAACTGGCGGAGATGGGCGCGGATGGGGCGGTGATCCTGCCGCTGGGCGGCACGGCGAACGTCGAGGAGTATTTCCGGCTCAAGCTCGAAGGGCGGCTGCCCTTCGTGTTCCTGGACCTCTACTACGAAGGCCTGGAGGCGCCGCACGTCACCAGCGACAACGTCGCGGCCGGCTATGCGCTGACCTCGATGCTGTGCAAACGCGGCCATCGACGGATTGCGTTCGTCGGCGAGGACTTCTCCGTGATCTCGGTTCGCCAGCGGTACGAAGGCTATGCCCGGGCCCTCTATGAGCGGGGCATCGGGGCCAATCCGGCCCTGGTGCAACTGGTGAGCCACTACACCGAACGCGAAGGCGAACCGCGGAACCTGGAGCCGGAACGCCACGCGTACCGGCAGTTGCTGACCGCGGCGTATCGTCCGACCGCGGTGGTGGGAGCGAGCAACGGCCACGCCCGGACGGTGATCGAGGTGGCGCACGAGGTGGGCCTGGACGTGCCGCGGGACGTGTCGGTGGTGGGCATGGGCGGGCTTCGATCGGCGGGCGGATGCCAGCCGCGGCTGACGTTCATGCGACAGGACTTCGAGGCGATGGGCAAGGGGGCGTTTGCCGCGCTCAAGCGCCTGGTGGAAGAAGGCGTGGTGGAGCATCGGGAGGCGGCG
This genomic window contains:
- a CDS encoding substrate-binding domain-containing protein, whose amino-acid sequence is MPKPLYEQVAEDLREKLSRRVIAPGQRIASEQELCREYQVSSITVKRAMRELSSRGLVVRRPRLGTFAAQTGSGEPVSRGARKLKSLVFIGRLLNDELESDVVHGLSQAAGEACVRVVVTSSLNDPAREAELLGELAEMGADGAVILPLGGTANVEEYFRLKLEGRLPFVFLDLYYEGLEAPHVTSDNVAAGYALTSMLCKRGHRRIAFVGEDFSVISVRQRYEGYARALYERGIGANPALVQLVSHYTEREGEPRNLEPERHAYRQLLTAAYRPTAVVGASNGHARTVIEVAHEVGLDVPRDVSVVGMGGLRSAGGCQPRLTFMRQDFEAMGKGAFAALKRLVEEGVVEHREAASVLMEGETVAERETRNAE